The stretch of DNA GCTacctaatcaagccagcctctgctccctttgctcggttcagcgCCTCAGAAAAAGTGTTGGGTCGCCCCGTGTTCGCTAAGGTGAAGATGTCTGGATTCAAaccattaatgaactgatcgacaactgcctcgtcattccctgctacatgtggtgcaaatcaaagcaaggaagagaatttggcaacatactcctctatgttccattgcccctgtctcaaattggcgaactctgcccctttgtcttttcggtatgatactggaaagaaacgttgataaaattcatctttaaaaactttccaagtaatatcaatacctcgatgttccagggctcgtttcgccgttagccaccaactcttggccacttcttgcCATTGATGTCCAATCAGCTTCACCCGACGTTCATCTGAATAGGCAagtgattcaaataacatttctttatcatccagccagctttcgcaatccgctgcattctcagtgcctttcaaagtcgggggtcggaacgactgaaaccgctttaacagagtctccatcggggtagcggttacgtccatctgagtaccggacgtactcccctgttctggcacttgtcctgcagctggttgcggtatccttctaggcggcatatctggttatcaaacaggttagtacacatgctatacaagctgtctcagccctcctctgatcatatacctctgatccagaatcggttctgattcagtcttggcaattatatgctgtaaatcaactcagatacaatacaacacataatagggaaagcaataaatcatgctagcacatcaaaagcaaggaagatgactcgatctacccagctcattctattctatctcagtctacagaacctactgctctgataccacctgttgtggggacccgggctctaactcaaatctgtctgggattaaatggatctgtgagaaaatatgggtcaaattttcacttttcaacattaattctaatgtatataaataagcataaggtctttacttattttacaaacatacaaacatgtcttgttccgaTACATCAATataactagtgtttaatacaaaatacaaaccataaactacaaatagtccaagtctagtaaaaccactagtcatcttctgcgcccgtagtcaccacgctatcttgatctcatctctgtcgtgacccagatcctgccccacctgttgttatgcacacatacagacataacaacagccggaaactccggtgagaacaaatcccagtataaaacatgtatacatgcatatgcataataaaatcataaaacaccaTATCATGCATGTAACGTAAATcatgggttccatagtctatgaaaccagtctataaaaacatgcaatgcaaatcaactcatgtcttgactcaactcgactctactctagggatcccggggtgaataagacgtcactgtctgttacctaccctcccaatcggggtaactgtacgtcttattcctagacttcggtcgtgtctgtatcgaatgtctacaatcggaggaagtctgctcctatgcgtcgatacaccaaacgtctagttttgacaaatctgtcaataactctcctatctcaatgcttgaatataaatctatagacaaagcatgatcatatcaagagatttgaatataaatctataaacaaatccaaatcatatcaaagacataaacaataaatctagtatgtgattttgttgggaaactccaatcaaatctgattcgagtcgtgtcttccctataatcacatgaattatacctttcttgtcgtagtcgaagcctcgaagacgaatctgtcactttcaatctgaaatggaaatattGAGAGGTACAATAtcaatcacaattcaattcaatgCATATACCATCAATAGTAAATCTCGGTATaactttcgacggcataacgacgtgatttctcaataccggtcactcaaacaacaatcaactaatatccacaactcataatcaatatcataaccCATTTCCAACtctgaaatctgcataatctcataaCCACATAATCTGAAATTTCATAACAATCGCATATCATATCCCTTCATCGATCCGGTAGCGAATATACGTTCacaataatcataagaacacataTTCATAATTATATCAGAATTTCTCCAATATCTAATCTTCAAACCATGCTGGAAtttaaagaaacttacatcctcttgtagcccttAGCGCAAGGATTACGGAAATGAACTCGTATCGAAAATCGGACTACTAGatcattcaaaatcacaagtttaagatcaaaagaaatggaagcttTCTCCTTGGATTTCTCTCGGCCTTCAGTGTTCTGAAATGAAGGAAAAGCAGACAACTCACATCatattgcatggcaaggacaagttctattatttttcaaatggcacgcatgaccgcgggtgtggtggcacagggaccgcgggtgcgctcaagttTCGGCAGCCCTTTTTATTTTCTAAactcgacgaccgcgggtgcggtccctctatgaccgcgggtgcggtgacattaccgcgggtgcggttatgTTTGAACCGCGAGTGCGGTATCACAATGTCAAAAAtaggtaccctactggacatctaccgcgggtgcggtccttctagcaccgcgggtgaagtgtcccctcggcctcaccttcacaaATTCACatttaatgaccgcgggtgcactccttctctaggcgcgggtgcggtctgtcttgtactcaaaactctaatttctcatgCATTCTCACATCTTACGaatctcacatcaatgaagactaataatctcgagccttacaattcAGAAGGATgtcatttggtttatgcaatgccccaacTACATTttaaagatgtatgctaagtattttttgcgacattgttgaaatttttttgtaaattttcattgatgatttaactgtttttgggaatacattttataatttctttaaaatttggaaaaagttttaaaaaaatgcgaggaaaaaggtcttattttaaattgagaaaaatgtcattacatgattacttctggaattgtttagggacatgtcgtgtcatctcatggaattgaagttgataaagcaaaagttgatgtcattgccaatttaccctctccaaaaaccattaaagaaattcgctcatttttgggacatgctggattttataggaggtttataaagtactttagtttaatctctaaacctaTTTGTAatctcttaacaaaagacattgCATTttagtggactcaagaatgtcaaaatgcttttgataaaatcattcgacatttaacattaGCTCATATCATGCAACCTcttgattggtctttaccatttgaaatcatgtgtgaCGCGactgattatgcagtcggtgcagtattgggtcaaaaAAGAAACgataagccttatgtgatatattatgcaagtaaaactttaaacaatgctcaaatgagttagtccacaactgaaaaagaactacttgctgtaattgTGAggtccggggccgaagaggacggggggtgatcgtcggtgccatgaggtttcacggacaatgagcggctcctagcAGGCTTTTAGGCGAAGAGAACATGAATGAAACGATCCTACACCAGAAGAAAAGGGATTCCAAAACTGTTTAGGTATGAGACTGTACAGTTGAGGAGGGCGTAAAAGATTTGATaaatactactcatatcaagaaggttcATCTtgttttcggtagctcatcacataagaactccaaagttacgcgtgcttgacttgaggaaattttgggatgagtgataccctgggaagtttcctagggtgcgtgtgagtgaggacataagcacgctggaaagactcgtcttggtacaatgGGGACAGTTGTCGAATCTGGGGCATGTCATTTACGCTCGAAAATTTTGAGATAATCGCGTAGAACTTGTATTAGATAGAAGAGGAAGTTCTTTGAAACACTGGAGAATTCGAAGGCCTGCTGGagtttttacgaaaatgatATGATGGATAAATGGAGAGGGGCAGCCAAATACTAGGGTAAGAGATTAGGGTTTTTGGATGGTAggtttaatataataattagtGTATAATGAGctcttaattaaaaataatgaggTTAAAAAAGATTTTACGCCCATTATGCAATAAAATAGTCTCATCAAGCTCAaaaacactcccgaaaaatatttcgtttaagtACGTTTTGGAAAATATCAAAGAATTCGAACTACATAACTTGACTGCATGCAATCTAAGGTTTTgctaaaatatgtgtttaattattttaatgtattaaatacatgattattgcatggatatgtgTTTTATTCCCTGGTTTGTTAAGGTTTCATGTATTAGGACCTTTTTATAGTATTTCAAGCTCgaacgaagaacggagaccgagaacagttaaagaaaaataattttattcaataattataatatatggtgtaattagaggtaatttttgaaaatgggtCTTGTAGGATATTTTTGCTCATCGAGTCATTTTTAAAcaggtacgcaaattttagaAAGTCAGGAGACTTTTTGAAGGTtcggacaatattttcaaaaacgaaactaaacgaaatatttttcggaagTGTTTTAGGCTTGACCAGACTATTTTATTGCATAATGGgcctaaaatattttttaatttcattatttttaattaagtgCCAAATATACACTAATTACTATATTAAACCTACCATCCAAAAACCCTAATCTCCTACCCTAATATTCTGCCGCCCCTCTCCATTTTACCAGTAGcacattttcgaaaatcacctcTAACTAGACCATAgattaaattatcaaaaataattatttaataaaaatatttttccttaacAATATCCGATCTTTGTTCCttgttcgagcgcgaaatactACAAACTTAGGATGCAGAAAAACTCAATAAGCTTTGAAAACAAGAAGATTATAACAAAATGTAATATTCATATCATAAATTCACTTTGTAGTTTATAGTTACACAAAATCTAAAATAAGAGAGATAAAAGATCAATTCATACATTATGTCAGTTGATATTACGTGTGATCAAGCCCTCGAACACAACATAAAGATCTTTGTTATCGGGACCAAAGATTTCATCAGCCTTCCTTAAAGTTTCCTAACATGGTAAACGAGCAAATAGGATCAATTAAGGAGATAATATATTCTTTGTACATGCAAGAAAGTAAGAACGGATGTCGTTAGTAATGTAAATAATGGCATACCTCTTTTGTTTGCTTATGGGAATTTAGTTCCTTCACAATTGCTAGAAACTCCCCAAACTGCTCGTATGATAACCGAGTTCTGATGTAACAGAGCAAAAGTTAATTTAAACATTTGATGTGACAAGTAGAACATGAGTTAAGAAGCGCTCAGAATTAGTAGGGATGGAGATGATTTTTTATGATAATAGAAAATGAGTGAAAAAGTAGGAGAGATGAGTATGTGTAGATTAGATATAATGGGTATTCAATGGCAATTTTCTTAGAGGGCAGATGAACATATAAAGTTGACATATAATTCAAATATTCGGAGATGGCATGATAAACTTGGTAGAACTGGCATTGATATCTAGTTAGTGGTTCTGTGTGATAACGAACCATGACAATGTGAATAAACCATTTTTCATGAGAAAAAATCATGTACCTGACTTGACGGAAGAATTCTTTTCCGTCTACACGGGTTCTTCCTGATGTAAGAACAAAGTCATTAGATACCATGCTGTCTTTATTAAGACATTAGTATTTTACTGAAGGAAAGATGCCAAAGAATGTATGATGTAATGAAGATCATAAGTAGTTTTTCCAAAACAGAACCAGCGGCGGTACAAGCAACTATACTTAATTCCCGAATAAGATGAACTTGAAATAGAAGGTAACTGAGTAACAAGAGTGGCATTCATGCACAGTTCTTTAACCTTTACTTATCAATAGAAGAGGTAAGAATGGGAAATCAATAGAAGAGGTAAAAATGGGAAGATTTAGCGACTAACCTGTTTGGGGTCCTGTATCCAAGCCTGACATCAAACCGTACTTGCTAGATGGCATAGAAGACAATGAAGAAAACTTATCATCAAAGAACCCTCTCGCTGCTGTAAATGAAACTGAGTGTCGCCTTGGAGACAATGGTTTGGGTGTCCTAGTTGGAGTTACAGATGCAGATAGACCTGGAGGGGAACCAGGAGGCGTGAACCGAGGTGTGCCGCTAGTTTGGGATGCTAGCAACAGGCCCTGTGATACACGTGGCCTTAAAGCTGTCATGTAGAGATAATGATTAGAAACAATATCAATTTTGAACTTCAAAGCAGGCATAAGCACTGGAAAGATCAAatggaaaataaaaataaccaaAAGAAGAACATCTGGGCAAGAAGTTTTCTTTAATCAGCAATTAATTCAAGAACATCACACATACTTTCAGACTCTGTGTCGTCCGAATATGAGTTACTGGCATAATCTGAGAATTGGCTACGCATTGAAGCTGCATCATCCTCTAAAACATTCCAACAACATCATCAAACGAGCACATAAgaattaaagaacaaatctcagAATTaggaccaatttttttttactatttagaATAGCGTGTGAAGCTGAATTTGAGCAGCACACTTTCTTAAGATCTTTCCTCTTAGGGTTAGAACCCAAGAAATGAAATAGATGAAATAGTAAACCTTGATAACATGAATCGTATTTGGCAGCAGCTTTCGGAACACTTGCCTATCAAACCAAAGACGAAAAAAGTGAGCAAACCAATCATCTAGTGGTTAGAGCAGAATCTCAGCCTTATATCTGCAAAAATATGCTCATCGCAAAAGCAAGAAAAAGATGTGCCGACTTTATTCAAAAATTTATTCACTTACAGGGTTGTCTTCTTCATCTTGTAGAGATCGCATGAGTGTTTTTCTAAAGGCCTCCAACTGCATCAACAAAAGCTATGAGAACCATGCACTAGATGAACACAGTAATTAAACATTGACACCAAGATTTCAATGACTTTCCAAGATTTAGATGTTAAGTGCTTAAGAGGACTTGAATGTTTCTAATCAAAGACGACAATGGGACACTCGGTTCAAATGACTTATGTGGCCTAACCTAGGAATCAGCCTATGTTTTTTAACAGAAAGGAACCCTTCATTGTTTAGATTCAATTCTCGACTATCAAGCACCATGTATCACATAAACTAATTTAACTTGCTAGAGTGTAAATACTCAAAAAGAAGCTGTAAACTGTACATCACACATATCCGAATGTCAGAAATAACTTGAA from Primulina eburnea isolate SZY01 chromosome 6, ASM2296580v1, whole genome shotgun sequence encodes:
- the LOC140833909 gene encoding uncharacterized protein At4g15545-like, producing the protein MLKSKNMLSKESGGGPKLDLPEELLEVLPADPFEQLDVARKITSIALSTRVSALESEVSVLRQEVAHKDNIISNLESQIESLEASLDDAPDKLGQVQQEKESLMKENAQLSSTVKKLNRDVTKLEAFRKTLMRSLQDEEDNPASVPKAAAKYDSCYQEDDAASMRSQFSDYASNSYSDDTESETLRPRVSQGLLLASQTSGTPRFTPPGSPPGLSASVTPTRTPKPLSPRRHSVSFTAARGFFDDKFSSLSSMPSSKYGLMSGLDTGPQTGRTRVDGKEFFRQVRTRLSYEQFGEFLAIVKELNSHKQTKEETLRKADEIFGPDNKDLYVVFEGLITRNIN